TATCTCTCCCACAGCCCATGCCACGACATGGCTATTTTAGCCGCTTTTCAAGGTCATAGCTTGAGTCAGTGCTCTAATCGCTGACTTTTAAGTATTTTCTCACTTAAAACTGATCTTCCGGTAAGGATTCAAGCACACTGAGCGACTTTAGACGTCTGCCGGATTTGTATTCTATATATCCTTGCATCAGCCTTCTGGCCGCAGTCAAAGACTTGCGAGAGCCAGCATCTTCTCTTGTAAACCGATTGTCGCCATCTAGCTCATCCATATTGGGAAATTTCTCAGATTCACTGCGGGCAATGACCAGCCGCTTCCAAACCAGAGGTGTGACATAAATACTGGCTTTCTGCCCTTCCATGGCGTTTTCGCGCACCATGTCACGGTCTTCTTGACTGATGGCAGAGGCTGTATGTCCATAGGCATCCTGCCTCATCCTATGGAAGCAACTCTGACAGACCAAACCACCAAGCTCATAGTTAAAAGCGCTTATGGTTTGCTCGGTAGCTGGGTGCCTGCAACCAACACAATAAGTGAGTTCTGGGCTCAGACCCACTGTTTCGAGCACGGCCATCTCAAATTCCAGACATTGCAAAGCTGGATCTTTCGGGCTTTCGGCCATCAGTCCTATAGATAGCGACAGTCTGTCAAAAAAGCGCTCACACTCTTGCGATAGCTCCTGACCAAAGACCTGACAAAGCTCAGCAAAATAAAGAGCATAAGAGAGCCTGGCAAAATCTTTGCGCAGTGCGCCAAAACTCTCGATACTCTCACACTGGGTGATGATATCCAGACTCTTGCCTTTTGATAGCAAGAGTCTATTGATATTGAGCGGCTCTGATTTACCGCCCATTTTTGTGCCAGGTTTGCGTGCCCCTTTAGCCACAGCCCTGTGGATGCCTCTTTCTCGAGAAAAAAGCACCACAATCCTGTCTGACTCACCGAGGGCATGAGTACCGATATTAACAGCAGTAAGCGAAAAGCTTACCACTCCTTATTTAGCGATGAGTTCAGCCCACTCAGTGTGCATAAAGCCGGCTTGTGGCTTGTCGACACGCTCGTAGGTATGAGCGCCAAAGAAATCTCTTTGAGCCTGAGTCAGGTTTTGCGGCAAAGATGCAGATCTGTAAGAGTCAAAGTAAGACAGAGAAGAAGTCATCGCAGGCACTGGTATACCCATGGAGACGGCTTCTTTGACCACTGCCCGCATCGACATATGACTTTGAATCATAAATGGTGCAAAATCCAGGTCCACAAGCAAGTTAGGCAAATTATTGTCGCGATCAAAAGCAGCTCTGATGCGCTCCAGTAGCTGAGCTCTGATGATGCAACCGCCACGCCAGATACGAGCGGTGTCAGAGAGGTTGACGCCCCATTTGTACTTATCGCTACCGGCTTTAATCAGTGACATACCTTGAGCATAGCTGCACACTTTTGCCGCATAGAGAGCTTTTTCGAGGTGGCCGACAAGCTCATGCTCAATATTGCCAGAGGGCGCTTTTTTGCCATCCTCGAGATCATTTGTGACAGCGCTAAACACTTTAGCAGCACTGAGTCTCTCATCCTTCATGCTAGAAAGTACACGGGCTGTCAGTGCCGCATCAATCGTAGGCACTGGAATACCAAGCTCCAGAGCGGCCTCGGATGTCCAACGTCCAGTACCTTTTTGTCCTGCTTTATCAAGGATAAGGTCAACTAGTGGTTTACCGGTTTCTTTATCGGTAACCTTGAGGATTTTGGCAGTAATCTCGATAAGGAAACTATCGAGTAATCCTGTATTCCAGCGGGTAAACACCTCGCCAATTTGAGGAGCACTGAGACCGACGGCCTTGCGCAATACATCATAGGCTTCGGCAATAAGCTGCATATCACCGTATTCGATACCATTGTGGACCATTTTGACAAAGTGACCAGCTCCATCAGGACCTAGATAGGTAACACAGGGACTACCGTCGACTTTAGCTGATATATCTTCCCAAATTGGTCTCAGCTCTTCGTAGGCTTGCTTGTCACCGCCTGGCATGAGAGATGGTCCCCAGAGAGCACCTTCTTCGCCGCCAGATACACCTGAGCCGATAAAGCGTAGACCTTCTTTAGCCAGAGCAGCCTCTCTGCGCTGAGTATCGACAAAGTGAGAATTGCCACCATCAATGATGATGTCGCCTTTCTCCAGGTATGGTTTGATTTTGTCGATAGTCTGATCGACTGCATCACCAGCTTTGACCAGCAATATCACTTTGCGTGGACGACTTAATGACTCAATAAAGGTCTTTTCGTCTGCTGCTCCGATAACCTTTTTACCTTTACCGCGACCTTCGACAAAAGCTACCACTTTGTCGTGTGAACGGTTAAAAATGGAGATCTGGTAGCCATGACGCTCGATATTGAGAGCCAGGTTTTCGCCCATAACTCCCAGTCCGATGAGCCCTATGGCGCTTAATTTATCCATCTCAAATTATCCTCTTTATGTTATTGCAATCTATTTGATATTTTTGCTGGCCGCTTCGTCGATATAAAATTCCACCACACCCTCGCTACACTCACCAGCCACAACCTGTGATGGGTAGCCTTTTTCGGGATGGAGCAAGACTTCTTTGAGGATGTCCTTTTTGCCATCACCAGCCACCATAAAAATGACCTTTTGACAGTGCGTAAATACAGGACGAGTAAGAGTAATGCGATAAGACTCAAACTTGGGCACAAAGTTGGCCACACAGAGCTTACTGAGCTCCCCTATAGCCTCTGTACCTGGAAACAACGAGGCTGTATGCCCATCCGGACCGAGCCCCATCAAGGCGCAAGAAAACTCCGGCACACTGGCGCCACCAGGATCTGAAGATCGGTCGTTAAAAAATCGCCTGATTGCTTGCTCATAACGTTTGGCAGAATCAGCCGGATCAACGTCTTGATTGATGGTAGGAAAAACGTTTGTCGAAGGAATTGAAATATGGCTGAGCAAACTGTCGCTCACCATGCGGTAGTTGCTCTCGGCATCGCTATGACTGACACAGCGCTCGTCTCCCAAAAACAAATAGATCTTGTCCCAGGGGACGACACCTTTGGGCATACGAGCAAGCGCGCTGTAAAGACCGCGTGGGGTGCTACCACCGGATAAAAGCAAAGTAAAAATACCATCGCTCTCGATAAACTGCTGAGCCAGCTCAACCAGTCTTAGAGCTAGGGCATCACACAGCGCGGCTTCGTCACTGGCAATATGTATTTTATAGCCGCCTGCTTCCATTATTGTCATTGCTTGTCACCACAGATAGTGCCGAGTGCAAACAAAGTATCAAGATAGACAAAGTCTTGACTGAGCACTTTTAATACTTTGTCGAGCAAATCAATAGTGCTGTCCTCGGTGGTTGTGCCGTCCATCCGATCTTCACTATAGGGTAGCTCTACATACTCGGCTCTATCCTCATGGCTTACTTTGAGAGCACCTGCTTCAAAGTCCACTTTTAGCGGCGCAATATTTTGGTCTGGGTAAAACGCCAGCTCCACTGAGTTGATACCACGGGCGTCAGCATTACATTTGAGATTGACCGTAAAAGGCTCAGCCTCACCTCTTGCCCCTTTAAAGACCATAGTAAGATCGCCTTGACCAGCACTGTCCACCAGACTACTAAAGCCGTAGCCGAGACGCTGCGCCAACCAAGAGGCCAGATACATCGACTGACTCAGCCCACAAGCACCGTGGCGCACCACCATACTCCTTAGCGAGCCCAGGGACTGTGCTGAGATATTGACGTCTTCTTCGTCAAAGGCAAATGCCAGGGCTTTGCGCCAGGGCTTGATAGAGCGCCAGGACAGGTCCATCACCACGCCATCGCGAGAAAGACTGTGTAGGCCTTTGATGCTCTTTTTAAAGGCAGTAAAGCTATTGGAGCAGGAGCGGCTATCAATCAAAATATGATTAGTATAGGCAACAAATGGGTTGATTTCACTGAGCGGCAAGCCACCGTGGACAAATATCCAGGAGGGCAGATCTGGTATCACAAGCGGTGTAACGAGACTGGCCAGACTCTCGCCCTTGCACTTGGCTCCGGACCATTTAACTGTAATTTGTTCACAACATAATTGCTTACCCTTTTGCCCGGGCAAAAGATGACAGCGAGCCGAGACAAAGGCTTCGATTTTATCGGGAGCGCCTTCCTCAATGACAGTCAAAATGGCACGCATCGGGTGCCTGGTAGTGATATCGGCAAGCAAATCATCAGCTGCTTTTTGGCTCTCAAGCTCAGCACCAGTCAGTAGCACAAAATTGAGGGCACATGATTTGATTACAGGTGCATCCTGTCCATCGCCGCCACTATTAGTACCACTAGCAGCCCAGAGCCGATTTAATTCTCGCTCGACTTTGTTGACGTCAACGGCCGATAGCCCACCAGCCAGGAAGTTTAAACTCTCAGCATTGTCAGTTTGAGTAGCCAATTAGAGTTTCCTCCAGACATGTCCTGTGCTGCCAATCAGCCTGTCGCTTGCCTGTGGTCCCCAGGTACCGGCTTGATAATTGGGAAAATCAGCGGGAGGATTATTATTCCAGTGATCAAGGATGGGCTGAATGTAACTCCAGCTAGCCTGGACAAAATCACTACGGGCATACAGCGAAGGATCGCCATGCAGACAATCTAAGATAAGGCGCTCATAGGCTGTAGGAGTGCGCATACCAAAAGCACTACCATATCTAAAGTCCATATTGAGCCATCTTACTTCGGTCTCCGGACCTGGTTGTTTGGTGGCAAACTTGAGTGAAATACCTTCATCAGGCTGGATCTGCATGACCAGCACATTACCAGGCAGTGGTCCCTGATTGGTCTGCCCTTTATCGCCTTTGATTTCAAATAACTTGTGGGGCGGCTGTTTAAAATGTACTGCTACTTCTGTAATTGACTTAGCCAGACGCTTACCGCTGCGCACATAAATTGGCACACCAGACCATCTCCAGTTGTCCACTTCAAGCTTTAAGGCGACAAAGGTATTGGTATTGCTGTCCTTAGCTACTGAAGGCTCCTGTCTGTATCCCGGCACCTCTTTGCCCATGATAAAACCAGGACCATATTGACCACGCACAGCAAATTCATCGACCTTACCTGGTGTCAGGGGTTTTAGACTTTTGAGTACTTTGTTTTTTTCATCACGAGTGGATTCAGCATCCATGGCAATGGGAGGCTCCATCAATACAAGAGCCATCAGCTGCATCAGGTGGTTTTGCATCATGTCACGGATAGCACCAGAGCTCTCATAGTAGGCACCACGTCCTTCTACGCCGAGAGTTTCGGCATTAGTAACTTGGATATGATCGATATGGTTGCGATTCCAGAGTGGCTCAAAAATAGCATTGGCAAAGCGAAAAACCATGATATTTTGCACGGTCTCTTTGCCCAGATAATGGTCAATACGATAGACCTGGTGCTCGCGCAGTACTTCGTGAATATGATCATCAAGATCAAGAGACGAAGCCAGGTCGTGACCAAAAGGCTTTTCGATAACGACGCGAGGAAAGGCCGGTTCATTTGGTTTTGTCTTGACGACCAGTCCACACTTTGCCAGCCCTTCTATTATTGGTAAGTAGAGACTGGGGCTGGTGGAGAGATAAAAAATATGGCGACCGCTTGTAGCATGCTTTTCGTCCAGCTCTTCCAGAGTCTTCTTGATATCAGCAAAACCATGATCACTGCCAGAATCAGCTGCTTGATAATAGAGACAGTTTTCAAAGCGTGACCAGGAGTCTTCGCTAAACGGCAAGTCCGGGGCAAATTTGAGCAAAGACTCTTTCATCTCCTGACGAAACTGCTCATGACTGAATGGTGTGCGCGAAGTGCCTAGCAAGGCAAAAGTCTTAGGTAAAAGCCCCTGGGTGTAGAGAGCATAAATAGCTGGAATCAGCTTGCGTCTCGTCAAATCACCGTTAGCGCCAAAAATAACAAATGACAGAGGCTCCACTTGCTTATCGGGCTCAAGACCCTGAAGTAAGGGATTATCAAGTGCCATAGAAGCAAGGGTCATAAATACTCCACAAATAGAGAGCCCGAGGGCACCTCTTTTAAAGATGCCTACTTTTTGTTTGGCGTGATTTTAGCACTCTTAATCACTTGCCAAACGGTTTAACATGCTGTTGCAATCAAAACAAATGGCTAAAACCCAGACCAGAGGGCTTTACTTCTCTAAAGAAGATTATTAAGGATGGTGCCAGGACCAGCACCATGAGTGCTGGCATAATGCAAAACCAGAGAGGAAAAGCCATATAGATTGGCAATCTCGCCGCCTTTTCTTCGGCTTTTTGGGTGAGCTTGCTGCGCAAAAACTCAGCTTGATTGCGCAGTGTGCGTGAAACACTGATACCAAGCTGATTGCTCTGGTTGAGACTGGCGGCAAAGGAGCGCAATTCTTCCACACCGGTGCGCTTATAAAGCTCAGCAAAGGCCTTTTGTCTGTCCATACCCAGCAATATGTCACGACTCAGAGTCATTACCTCATCAATAAGAGCACTGCGCTTGGAGCTATCTGTAGCCACACGCGAAATGGTGGCATCAAGACCAAGCCCGGCGTCAACACAAAGCACCATGAGATCAAGTAGCTCAGGCAGGGCTTCGCGGATAGACTGCTGTCTTTTGCTGACAGCAAAATGCAAAAACAAGTCCGGCACAAAAAACAAAATCAGGGCCACAGGCAAAATATACAGCGGTTGATTGACAAAAAGCCAGAGTAGTGGCGCCAGTAGTACTGGATAAACTTTAGCAGCAGAGAGAGTAGCAATGGCAACATTGCCGCGATAACCAGCATGATTGAGCTTTTCTTGTAATTTGATTGTGTAAGCCGGAAATAATTTTAAAAGCTCAAGAGCAGGTGCACTAAAAGCAGGTGGCAATTGCATACGCTGCGAAAAACCTGTCCCCTGTGCGCTCTGGGGACGCATCACTACAGTCCTTACGACAAGGATAGAGCCGAGTACTAGGGCCAGGATTAGTTCGAGACTCATGCTTTTACCTCAGTCATTTTTTTCATCAAAAAGACTCCCAACACTTGCAGTCCTGCTGCCAGTACAAGCAACATTTTGCCTAAATCAGTTTGAAATAAAGGCTCCATATAACCAGGACTCAAAAGCTCCAGAGCCAGTCCTAAAATGAGAGGCAAAAGAGCCACGATAAAACCGGTAAGACGACTCTGTGTAGTCAAAACTTTAA
Above is a window of Candidatus Obscuribacter sp. DNA encoding:
- the zwf gene encoding glucose-6-phosphate dehydrogenase, producing MTLASMALDNPLLQGLEPDKQVEPLSFVIFGANGDLTRRKLIPAIYALYTQGLLPKTFALLGTSRTPFSHEQFRQEMKESLLKFAPDLPFSEDSWSRFENCLYYQAADSGSDHGFADIKKTLEELDEKHATSGRHIFYLSTSPSLYLPIIEGLAKCGLVVKTKPNEPAFPRVVIEKPFGHDLASSLDLDDHIHEVLREHQVYRIDHYLGKETVQNIMVFRFANAIFEPLWNRNHIDHIQVTNAETLGVEGRGAYYESSGAIRDMMQNHLMQLMALVLMEPPIAMDAESTRDEKNKVLKSLKPLTPGKVDEFAVRGQYGPGFIMGKEVPGYRQEPSVAKDSNTNTFVALKLEVDNWRWSGVPIYVRSGKRLAKSITEVAVHFKQPPHKLFEIKGDKGQTNQGPLPGNVLVMQIQPDEGISLKFATKQPGPETEVRWLNMDFRYGSAFGMRTPTAYERLILDCLHGDPSLYARSDFVQASWSYIQPILDHWNNNPPADFPNYQAGTWGPQASDRLIGSTGHVWRKL
- a CDS encoding type II secretion system F family protein; the encoded protein is MSLELILALVLGSILVVRTVVMRPQSAQGTGFSQRMQLPPAFSAPALELLKLFPAYTIKLQEKLNHAGYRGNVAIATLSAAKVYPVLLAPLLWLFVNQPLYILPVALILFFVPDLFLHFAVSKRQQSIREALPELLDLMVLCVDAGLGLDATISRVATDSSKRSALIDEVMTLSRDILLGMDRQKAFAELYKRTGVEELRSFAASLNQSNQLGISVSRTLRNQAEFLRSKLTQKAEEKAARLPIYMAFPLWFCIMPALMVLVLAPSLIIFFREVKPSGLGFSHLF
- the recO gene encoding DNA repair protein RecO; the encoded protein is MVSFSLTAVNIGTHALGESDRIVVLFSRERGIHRAVAKGARKPGTKMGGKSEPLNINRLLLSKGKSLDIITQCESIESFGALRKDFARLSYALYFAELCQVFGQELSQECERFFDRLSLSIGLMAESPKDPALQCLEFEMAVLETVGLSPELTYCVGCRHPATEQTISAFNYELGGLVCQSCFHRMRQDAYGHTASAISQEDRDMVRENAMEGQKASIYVTPLVWKRLVIARSESEKFPNMDELDGDNRFTREDAGSRKSLTAARRLMQGYIEYKSGRRLKSLSVLESLPEDQF
- the gndA gene encoding NADP-dependent phosphogluconate dehydrogenase, with the translated sequence MDKLSAIGLIGLGVMGENLALNIERHGYQISIFNRSHDKVVAFVEGRGKGKKVIGAADEKTFIESLSRPRKVILLVKAGDAVDQTIDKIKPYLEKGDIIIDGGNSHFVDTQRREAALAKEGLRFIGSGVSGGEEGALWGPSLMPGGDKQAYEELRPIWEDISAKVDGSPCVTYLGPDGAGHFVKMVHNGIEYGDMQLIAEAYDVLRKAVGLSAPQIGEVFTRWNTGLLDSFLIEITAKILKVTDKETGKPLVDLILDKAGQKGTGRWTSEAALELGIPVPTIDAALTARVLSSMKDERLSAAKVFSAVTNDLEDGKKAPSGNIEHELVGHLEKALYAAKVCSYAQGMSLIKAGSDKYKWGVNLSDTARIWRGGCIIRAQLLERIRAAFDRDNNLPNLLVDLDFAPFMIQSHMSMRAVVKEAVSMGIPVPAMTSSLSYFDSYRSASLPQNLTQAQRDFFGAHTYERVDKPQAGFMHTEWAELIAK
- the pgl gene encoding 6-phosphogluconolactonase, coding for MTIMEAGGYKIHIASDEAALCDALALRLVELAQQFIESDGIFTLLLSGGSTPRGLYSALARMPKGVVPWDKIYLFLGDERCVSHSDAESNYRMVSDSLLSHISIPSTNVFPTINQDVDPADSAKRYEQAIRRFFNDRSSDPGGASVPEFSCALMGLGPDGHTASLFPGTEAIGELSKLCVANFVPKFESYRITLTRPVFTHCQKVIFMVAGDGKKDILKEVLLHPEKGYPSQVVAGECSEGVVEFYIDEAASKNIK
- a CDS encoding glucose-6-phosphate dehydrogenase assembly protein OpcA → MATQTDNAESLNFLAGGLSAVDVNKVERELNRLWAASGTNSGGDGQDAPVIKSCALNFVLLTGAELESQKAADDLLADITTRHPMRAILTVIEEGAPDKIEAFVSARCHLLPGQKGKQLCCEQITVKWSGAKCKGESLASLVTPLVIPDLPSWIFVHGGLPLSEINPFVAYTNHILIDSRSCSNSFTAFKKSIKGLHSLSRDGVVMDLSWRSIKPWRKALAFAFDEEDVNISAQSLGSLRSMVVRHGACGLSQSMYLASWLAQRLGYGFSSLVDSAGQGDLTMVFKGARGEAEPFTVNLKCNADARGINSVELAFYPDQNIAPLKVDFEAGALKVSHEDRAEYVELPYSEDRMDGTTTEDSTIDLLDKVLKVLSQDFVYLDTLFALGTICGDKQ